A single Geoalkalibacter sp. DNA region contains:
- the groES gene encoding co-chaperone GroES yields MNIRPLNDRIIVERLEEETKTAGGLIIPDTAKEKPQQGKVIAVGHGKKTEDGKVLPLDVKAGDKVLFGKYAGTEIKIEGKEYLMMREDDILGVIEK; encoded by the coding sequence ATGAACATCAGGCCATTGAACGATCGCATCATTGTGGAGAGACTCGAAGAGGAAACCAAGACCGCCGGCGGCCTCATCATCCCCGACACCGCCAAGGAAAAGCCCCAGCAGGGCAAGGTCATCGCCGTGGGTCACGGCAAGAAGACCGAGGACGGCAAGGTGCTGCCCCTCGATGTCAAGGCCGGCGACAAGGTGCTCTTCGGCAAGTACGCCGGCACCGAAATCAAGATCGAAGGCAAGGAATATCTCATGATGCGTGAGGACGACATCCTCGGCGTCATCGAAAAGTAA